CGTTGGCGGCCGCGGCCCCGGTGCGCTCGGCGATCCGGCGCAGCGCCTCCTCCTGCCGCACGGTCCCGACCCGGCACGGCACACACTGCCCGCAGGACTCCTCCCGGAAGAACTCGGCGATCCGCAGCAGGAGCCGGAGCAGCGGCACACTGTCGTCGAACGCCATCACCACACCGGAGCCGAGCGTGGTGCCCGCCTCGCGGGTGCCCTCGAAGGTCAGCGGGATGTCCAGCTCGTCGGGCCGTACGAACCCGCCCGCAGCGCCGCCGAGCAGCACCGCCCGCAGCCCGTCCCGCACTCCGGCGAGGCGCAGCAGCTCGCCCAGTGTGGCGCCGAAGGGGAGTTCGTAGACGCCGGGCCGCGCCACGCTCCCGGACACGCAGTACAGCTTCGGCCCGGTCGACCGCTCGGTGCCGATCGCCGCGTACGCCGGGGCGCCCATCGTCAGGACCGGCAGCACGTTGACCAGCGTCTCCACGTTGTTCTCGACCGTCGGCCTGCCGAACAGCCCCTTCTCCACGGGAAACGGAGGCTTCGAGCGCGGCTCGCCCCGGTACCCCTCGACGGAGTTGAACAGGGCCGTCTCCTCCCCGCAGATGTACGCCCCCGCGCCCCGCCGGATCTCGATGTCGAAGGCGTAGCCGTGACCGAGGATGTCGTCACCCAGCAGGCCACGGACACGCGCCTGGTCGACTGCATGCTGTATACGATGTATCGCTCGCGGATATTCGCCGCGGATGTAGAGGAAGCCCCGGCGCGCACCGATCGCATACGCCGCGACGGTCATCGCCTCGACCAGCGCGTACGGATCGCCCTCCATGATCACTCGGTCCTTGAAGGTGCCCGGCTCCGATTCGTCGGCGCTGCAGACGAGGTAGTGCGGGCGGCCGGGCTGGGACGCCGTGGCCTGCCACTTGCGGCCGGTCGGGAAGGCGGCGCCACCGCGCCCCACCAGACCGGAGTCGGTGACCTCGCGGATGACTCCGGCGGGCCCGAGCGCGAAGGCCCGGCGCAGCGCGGCGTAGCCGCCGTGCGCGCGGTAGTCGTGCAGCGAGGCCGGGTCGGCCACACCCACCCGTCGCAGCAGGACCAGGTCCTCCTGCCCGGCCTGGGGCACCGCCATGGCCGCCGGCGGCTCCTCGGGTGCCGAGCCGGGCGCGCCGGCCGCGCGTACGGCGTCATCCACGGTCGCCGGTGCCGCCACCGCCGTACGCACCGGATCGCCCGCCCGGACGGCGAGGGCCGCCGGGGCTCGCTCGCACAGGCCGAGGCAGGGGCTGCGCTCGACCTGGACGTCGCTGCCGAGCCGTTCCGTCGTGCCGGCGCACAGCTGGTCCGCTCCGGCCGCCGCGCCCGCCAGGTCGGTGCAGACGTGCAGCACGGTCGCCGGGCGGGGCCCGACCGAGAACATCGCGTAGAAGGTGGCGACCCCGTACGCCTCGGCCGGCGGCACCGTCAGCCGGCGGCACAGGTAGTCGAGGGCGCCCTCGCTGATCCAGCCGATCCGGTCGTTGATCGCGTGCAGCCCCGGCAACAACAGGTCGCGGCGGTCCCGGGCCGCACGGCCGCCGCGCGCCCACCGCAGATCCGCATCGCTGCGGCCGGCGCCCTCCCAGGAGGACTCCGGCGGGCCCAACAGGGCGTCCACGGCGGCCCGTTCCCCATCCGTCGGCCTGCTGTCGCCGCAGTGCCGATCCACCAGATCACCTCACGATGGTCGCCACGGGGAGCTTCTCGATGCGGATCGCCGACGCCTTGAACTCCGCCGTCCCCGAGATCGGGCAGTTCGCCTCGATCGTCAGTCGGTTGGTGTCCACCTCGTCGGGAAAGTGCATGGTCATGAAGGCCAGACCCGGGCGCAGGGCCGGGTCGATCCAGACCGGGGCCACGACCGAGCCCCGCCGCGAGGACACCTGGACCTCCTCGCCCACCACGACCCCGTACCGCTCGGCGTCCTCCGGGCACAGCTCGACGTACTCGCCGCGCCGCGGCGGGGAGGCGAAACCACCGCTCTGCACACCGGTGTTGTACGAGGTCCAGTCGCCGGCCGGTGGTCAGCCGGATCGGGTACTGCTCGTCGGTGAGGTCCACCGGCGGATCGTGCTGCACCAGCCCGAACGGCGCCGCCACACCCCGCCGGCCCGGGTCGGACTCCCACAACCGGCCGTGCAGATACGGCGGTTCGAGCCGATCGGTGCGGGGACAGGGCCACTGGATGCCCTGGTGCTCAGCCAGCCGCTCGTACGTCATCCCGTAGTGGTCCGGGGACACCGAGCGCAGCTCGTTCCAGACGGCCTCGGCATCGGCGTACTTCCAGCCGTGGCCGAGGCGCGCCGCCAGCTCGCAGATGATGTCGATGTCCTCGCTGGCCTCGCCGGGCGCGGTGACCGCCCGCCGCACCCGCTGCACCCGGCGCTCACCGTTGGTGGTCGTGCCCTCCGTCTCCGCCCACCCGGCGGTCGCCGGCAGCACCACGTCCGCCAACTCGGCTGTCTTCGTGAGGAAGATGTCCTGCACGACGAGGAAGTCCAGTGCCTGAAGCCGCCGTACGGCCTGCCCGCTGTCGGCCTCCGACTGCACCGGGTTCTCGCCGATGCAGTACACGGCCCGCAGCGAGCCCTCCTCCATCGCCTCGAACATCTCCGTCAGGTTCAGCCCGCAGTGCGGCTGGATGACGGCGTCCCACGCCGACCCGAACTTCAGCCGGACGTCCGCATCGAGGATGTCCTGGAAGCCGGGCAGCCGGTTGGGGATCGCGCCCATGTCGCCGCCGCCCTGCACGTTGTTCTGCCCGCGCAACGGCTGCAGCCCCGGGCCGTAGCGGCCCACGTGGCCGGTGAGCAGGGCCAGGTTGATCAGCGCGCGGACGTTGTCGGTGCCGTTGTGGTGCTCGGTGATGCCGAGCGTCCGGCTCAGCTGGGCCCGCTCGGCGCGGGCGTACGCGTGCGCGAGTTCCTGGATCGCGCGGGCCGGTACGCCGGTCACCTTCTCGGCGAGCGAGAGCGTCCACGGCTCGACCAGCGCGCGGTACTCCTCGAAGCCGGTGGTCGCCCGCGCGATGAACGCCTCGTTGGCCAGCCCGGCCCGGATGATCTCGCGGCCGATCGCGTGCGCCGGCGGGATGTCGGTGCCGACGTTCAGCCCGAGCCAGCTCTCGGCCCACTCGGCGGTGGACGTCCGTCGCGGGTCGACCGCATACAGTCGACCGCCGTTCCTGATCCCCTTCAGCACATGCTGGAAGAAGATCGGGTGCGCGAAGCGGGCGTTGGAGCCCCACATCACGATGACGTCGGTGTGCTCGATCTCCGCGTACGACGACGTGCCGCCGCCGGAGCCGAACACGGCCGACAGGCCCGCGACGCTCGGCGCGTGACAGGTCCGGTTGCAGGAGTCGACGTTGTTGGTGCCCATGACGACCCGGGCGAACTTCTGCGCCACGTAGTTCATCTCATTGGTGGCACGGGCACAGGAGAACATCCCGAACGCGCCCCGGTGGCGGTCGAGTCCGCGGGCCGCCCGGTCCAGCGCCTCCTCCCAGCTCGCCTGCCTCAGCGATGCGTCGCGACCGTCCCGGACCAGCGGGCGGGTCAGCCGGGTGTAGGTCTTCGGTTGCCGTTTCCTCATGCGGCGCTCCTCAGCGCGAGCAGGTCCGAGATGGCGTGCACGGTGCGCAGCGTGGGCACCTCGACTCCGGTGATCTCTGCGA
The genomic region above belongs to Streptomyces sp. CG1 and contains:
- a CDS encoding NADH-ubiquinone oxidoreductase-F iron-sulfur binding region domain-containing protein, which translates into the protein MDRHCGDSRPTDGERAAVDALLGPPESSWEGAGRSDADLRWARGGRAARDRRDLLLPGLHAINDRIGWISEGALDYLCRRLTVPPAEAYGVATFYAMFSVGPRPATVLHVCTDLAGAAAGADQLCAGTTERLGSDVQVERSPCLGLCERAPAALAVRAGDPVRTAVAAPATVDDAVRAAGAPGSAPEEPPAAMAVPQAGQEDLVLLRRVGVADPASLHDYRAHGGYAALRRAFALGPAGVIREVTDSGLVGRGGAAFPTGRKWQATASQPGRPHYLVCSADESEPGTFKDRVIMEGDPYALVEAMTVAAYAIGARRGFLYIRGEYPRAIHRIQHAVDQARVRGLLGDDILGHGYAFDIEIRRGAGAYICGEETALFNSVEGYRGEPRSKPPFPVEKGLFGRPTVENNVETLVNVLPVLTMGAPAYAAIGTERSTGPKLYCVSGSVARPGVYELPFGATLGELLRLAGVRDGLRAVLLGGAAGGFVRPDELDIPLTFEGTREAGTTLGSGVVMAFDDSVPLLRLLLRIAEFFREESCGQCVPCRVGTVRQEEALRRIAERTGAAAANDIALLREAGRAMRDASICGLGQTAWNAVESAIDRLEAYA